Proteins encoded by one window of Constrictibacter sp. MBR-5:
- a CDS encoding DsbE family thiol:disulfide interchange protein, whose translation MSADVEREPWRRGSRLVLLLPLAVFGLLGAAFYWGLWNNDDRLPSTLIDKAVPEFALAPIEGRQDGLSSADLQGQVSLVNVWASWCVPCRMENPLLVELAEAGILPIYGINYKDAPEEALAFLNELGDPFTRIGVDRSGRVAIDWGVYGLPETFVIDAEGRIAYKHVGPFDRRALEEDILPVVRRLQAERSS comes from the coding sequence ATGAGTGCGGATGTCGAGCGAGAGCCTTGGCGCCGAGGGAGCCGGCTGGTTCTGCTTTTGCCGCTAGCGGTGTTCGGCCTGCTAGGTGCAGCCTTCTACTGGGGCCTCTGGAACAACGACGACCGATTACCCTCGACCCTGATCGATAAAGCGGTCCCGGAGTTCGCGCTCGCACCCATCGAAGGGCGGCAGGACGGCCTGTCCTCGGCAGACCTGCAGGGCCAGGTTTCCCTCGTTAATGTGTGGGCATCGTGGTGCGTCCCCTGCCGCATGGAGAACCCGCTTCTCGTGGAGTTGGCCGAAGCAGGCATCCTCCCAATCTACGGGATCAACTACAAGGACGCGCCCGAAGAAGCGCTGGCTTTCCTTAACGAGCTCGGCGACCCCTTCACTCGCATCGGAGTGGATAGATCGGGACGCGTCGCCATCGACTGGGGCGTCTACGGTTTGCCGGAGACGTTCGTGATCGATGCCGAAGGACGCATCGCCTACAAGCACGTCGGCCCCTTCGACCGGCGCGCGCTTGAGGAGGACATTCTGCCGGTCGTGCGCCGGTTGCAAGCGGAGCGCAGCTCATGA
- a CDS encoding c-type cytochrome — translation MKRRAVALVGATAAGLVAIAALAQQRGGETRVEGLTVLGKPVTADEIALGQKFYAANCASCHGAKLEGQPDWKRRLDSGRMPAPPHDETGHTWHHADRQLFTITKLGVGGVVPGYESDMPAFEGVLTDGEIRAVLAFIKSTWPDRQRALQMNVTAKDEGGS, via the coding sequence ATGAAGCGCAGAGCAGTAGCCCTCGTCGGTGCCACTGCTGCGGGCTTGGTAGCCATCGCCGCGCTTGCACAACAACGAGGTGGCGAGACGCGCGTCGAAGGGCTCACCGTCCTCGGCAAGCCCGTGACAGCGGACGAAATCGCCCTTGGACAGAAATTCTATGCGGCAAACTGCGCGTCGTGCCACGGCGCCAAGCTCGAGGGTCAACCCGACTGGAAGCGCCGGCTCGACAGCGGCCGCATGCCGGCTCCGCCGCATGACGAAACCGGGCACACCTGGCACCACGCGGACCGGCAGCTCTTCACTATCACGAAGCTCGGGGTCGGCGGCGTCGTGCCAGGCTACGAGAGCGACATGCCCGCCTTTGAGGGCGTGCTGACGGACGGGGAAATTCGGGCGGTGCTCGCTTTCATCAAGAGCACATGGCCCGACCGCCAGCGTGCCTTACAGATGAACGTCACCGCAAAGGACGAGGGCGGATCATGA
- a CDS encoding DUF411 domain-containing protein produces MVRARRHLREFTMKNAFAFVSIAAVAVAGGIAFATLSSAQDTGRTVTSDTAGAEQTVPTKKITIWRDPSCGCCDAYAKYLEGNGYQVTRIDDPSFDRRSVEVGVPEQGLGCHLAEIDGYYVSGLVPAEIIERLVTERPKIGGITLPGMPANAPGMASKKTGMLKTYAFGEGGVTVYSNE; encoded by the coding sequence TTGGTCCGCGCTCGCCGCCATCTAAGGGAATTCACCATGAAGAACGCTTTTGCATTTGTCTCAATCGCAGCTGTCGCGGTCGCTGGCGGTATCGCCTTCGCCACGCTGTCCTCGGCGCAGGATACGGGCCGGACGGTCACCAGCGACACGGCCGGCGCGGAACAGACCGTGCCCACCAAGAAGATCACGATCTGGCGCGACCCGAGCTGCGGCTGCTGTGACGCCTATGCCAAGTACCTCGAAGGGAACGGCTATCAGGTGACGCGCATCGACGACCCGAGCTTTGATCGGCGCTCCGTCGAAGTCGGGGTGCCGGAGCAGGGACTCGGCTGCCACCTAGCCGAGATCGACGGCTACTATGTCAGCGGCTTGGTCCCCGCCGAGATCATCGAGCGGCTGGTGACCGAGCGTCCGAAAATCGGCGGCATCACGCTCCCCGGCATGCCGGCAAACGCCCCCGGCATGGCGTCTAAGAAGACCGGCATGTTGAAGACCTACGCCTTCGGCGAGGGCGGGGTCACCGTCTATTCCAATGAGTGA
- the cueR gene encoding Cu(I)-responsive transcriptional regulator: MNIGDVSERSGLPAKTIRYYEDIGLVRPMRSENGYRDFASHDLHKLAFLGRARSLGFSIEECRTLLSLYEDRERSSSSVKAITEKHLARIEQKIVELQALSATLRDLVTRCHGDDRPDCPIMNDLENAGTA, from the coding sequence ATGAACATCGGTGATGTCTCGGAACGGAGCGGTCTGCCGGCTAAGACGATTCGATATTACGAGGACATCGGCCTCGTGCGGCCTATGCGAAGCGAAAATGGGTACCGGGATTTTGCGTCGCACGACCTACATAAGCTTGCGTTTCTGGGGCGCGCCCGATCTCTCGGATTCAGTATTGAGGAATGCCGGACCCTCCTATCACTTTACGAAGATCGCGAGAGATCGAGTTCAAGTGTCAAGGCGATCACCGAAAAGCATCTTGCTCGTATTGAGCAGAAGATCGTGGAGTTACAGGCGTTGAGCGCGACGCTTCGTGATCTCGTGACGCGCTGTCACGGCGACGATCGCCCCGACTGTCCAATCATGAACGATCTGGAAAACGCCGGAACGGCCTGA
- a CDS encoding heavy metal translocating P-type ATPase: protein MDVARSSTGEARDPVCGMLVEPNASIPHHEYEGQVYHFCSEKCRSRFAASPDDFIEAVDPVCGMSVDRATARHLSSHSGQKFYFCSARCKEKFDAAPETYLKGKPMPEPMPAGTVYTCPMHPEIEQVGPGDCPICGMALEPKGVPRGDEGPNPELVDFTRRLWIGAALTVPVLLLAMGGYVGMPIRTWVGERLAHWLELILATPVILWAGWPFLVRGWKSFRSLNLNMFSLISMGILAAWSFSTVAVIAPSLFPSGFRDMEGNVGIYFEAGAVIVVLVLLGQVLELRARERTGSAIRALLDLAAKTARIIRADGSEEEVPLEEVQIRDRLRVRPGDKAPVDGEVVEGRSSVDESMLTGEPVPVEKVAGDPVTGATINGTGSLVIEAKRVGKDTMLAQIVEMVAAAQRSRAPIQKLADAVAGFFVPAVMAIAVLSFIAWSIWGPAPALAYGLVSAIAVLIIACPCALGLATPMSIMTATGRGAQAGVLIKNAEALEAFEKVDTLIVDKTGALTVGKPELSAVLPEAGHDEAEILRLAASLERGSEHPLAEAIVRGAEARGLGLAKADQFEAITGMGVKGVVD, encoded by the coding sequence ATGGATGTTGCGCGTTCTTCAACGGGAGAGGCCAGAGATCCGGTCTGCGGCATGCTCGTCGAGCCGAATGCCAGCATCCCTCATCATGAGTATGAGGGTCAGGTCTACCACTTCTGCTCCGAGAAGTGCCGGTCCAGGTTCGCTGCATCGCCTGACGACTTCATTGAGGCCGTGGATCCCGTTTGCGGAATGTCCGTCGATCGGGCGACGGCTAGACACCTGTCCTCGCATTCGGGGCAGAAGTTCTACTTCTGCTCGGCTCGCTGCAAAGAGAAGTTCGACGCGGCGCCCGAGACATACCTGAAGGGGAAACCGATGCCGGAGCCGATGCCGGCAGGTACGGTCTACACCTGTCCCATGCACCCCGAGATCGAGCAGGTCGGACCCGGAGACTGCCCGATCTGCGGGATGGCGCTCGAGCCGAAGGGCGTGCCTCGGGGGGACGAGGGTCCGAACCCCGAACTGGTCGACTTCACCCGCCGGTTATGGATTGGGGCCGCGCTGACGGTACCGGTACTCCTCCTGGCGATGGGCGGCTATGTCGGGATGCCGATCCGCACCTGGGTAGGGGAACGGCTCGCGCACTGGCTCGAACTGATTCTCGCGACGCCAGTGATCCTCTGGGCAGGCTGGCCGTTCCTGGTACGTGGCTGGAAGAGTTTCCGCAGCCTAAACCTCAACATGTTCAGCCTGATCAGCATGGGGATCTTGGCGGCGTGGAGTTTCAGCACCGTCGCCGTGATCGCCCCCAGCCTTTTCCCGAGCGGATTCCGCGACATGGAGGGGAACGTCGGCATCTATTTCGAGGCTGGTGCGGTCATCGTGGTTCTCGTGCTCCTTGGCCAGGTTCTTGAGCTGCGTGCGCGCGAGCGGACTGGTTCCGCGATCCGGGCGCTGCTCGATCTCGCAGCGAAGACCGCGCGCATCATTCGTGCAGACGGCAGCGAAGAGGAGGTGCCGCTCGAAGAGGTGCAGATTCGCGATCGCCTCCGGGTCCGCCCTGGCGACAAGGCGCCGGTCGACGGTGAAGTGGTCGAGGGGCGATCTTCAGTCGATGAGTCCATGCTTACCGGAGAGCCGGTGCCGGTCGAGAAGGTCGCTGGCGACCCGGTTACCGGCGCGACAATCAACGGGACCGGAAGTCTGGTGATTGAGGCGAAGCGCGTGGGCAAGGATACGATGCTTGCGCAGATCGTCGAGATGGTGGCGGCTGCACAGAGGTCGCGCGCGCCGATCCAGAAGCTTGCCGACGCGGTAGCCGGTTTCTTCGTGCCGGCGGTAATGGCGATTGCGGTCCTTTCCTTCATCGCGTGGTCCATCTGGGGACCCGCGCCGGCCCTTGCCTATGGCCTCGTCTCAGCGATCGCCGTGCTGATCATCGCCTGCCCCTGCGCCCTCGGGCTCGCCACCCCAATGTCGATCATGACCGCAACCGGGCGCGGCGCTCAGGCGGGGGTGCTGATCAAGAACGCGGAGGCGCTCGAAGCCTTCGAGAAAGTGGACACTTTGATCGTCGACAAGACCGGCGCGCTGACGGTCGGCAAGCCGGAGCTCTCCGCCGTGCTGCCCGAGGCTGGGCACGACGAGGCGGAGATCCTGCGTCTGGCGGCGAGCCTGGAGCGGGGGTCCGAACATCCCCTTGCTGAGGCCATTGTCCGGGGCGCCGAGGCGCGCGGACTGGGCCTCGCCAAGGCGGATCAGTTCGAAGCGATCACCGGGATGGGCGTCAAAGGCGTGGTTGACTGA
- a CDS encoding HAD-IC family P-type ATPase has translation MALGNARMLAELGVETPAATETANARRDEGETVMFVVLDGAIAGLVGVADPVKDTTPAALEALHELGFRIVMATGDNERTARAVAGRLSIDEIRADVLPEDKARIIRELQAEGSKVAMAGDGVNDAPALAQADVGIAMGTGADVAIESAGFTLVKGDLGGIVRARRLSRATMRNIRQNLFFAMIYNTAGVPVAAGLLYPFFGLLISPMFAAAAMSLSSVSVIANALRLRAVRL, from the coding sequence GTGGCTCTGGGCAATGCCAGGATGCTGGCGGAGCTCGGGGTCGAGACGCCGGCTGCGACCGAGACCGCGAACGCCCGGCGCGACGAGGGCGAGACCGTCATGTTCGTGGTCCTCGATGGAGCTATCGCAGGGCTCGTGGGCGTCGCCGACCCAGTCAAGGACACGACGCCGGCCGCGCTCGAGGCGCTTCATGAGCTCGGCTTCCGGATCGTCATGGCGACGGGCGACAATGAGCGCACTGCGCGCGCCGTTGCCGGCCGCCTCAGCATCGACGAGATACGCGCCGATGTGCTGCCCGAGGACAAGGCGCGGATCATTCGAGAGCTGCAGGCCGAAGGAAGCAAAGTGGCGATGGCCGGGGATGGCGTGAACGATGCGCCGGCGCTCGCTCAGGCCGATGTCGGAATCGCCATGGGCACCGGCGCCGACGTGGCCATCGAGAGCGCCGGCTTCACCCTGGTCAAGGGCGATCTCGGCGGGATTGTGAGGGCACGGCGGCTGTCGCGCGCCACGATGCGCAATATCCGGCAGAACCTCTTTTTCGCAATGATCTACAATACCGCTGGCGTGCCGGTCGCAGCCGGGCTGCTCTATCCCTTCTTCGGGCTCCTGATCTCACCGATGTTCGCTGCCGCGGCGATGAGCCTGTCGTCCGTCTCCGTCATTGCCAATGCACTCCGGCTGCGCGCGGTGCGACTCTAA
- a CDS encoding IS3 family transposase, with protein sequence MNPTSFLFHDETGATTNMVRRYGWGPKGERLVDVAPHGHWKTIPDLVGARPDHGRTEPGGSDLNRRYEDNRVRFAAALTGVSMNKKKLFRLYREEGLAVRRRRGRKRATGTRAPMALPDGPNQRWSLDFVADTLSWGRRFRILCIVDDFTREALALVVDTSIGGHRMARELDARRGRPAAIVSDNGTEMTSRAMLQWTNRTGVDWHYIAPGKPQQNGFVESFNGKLRDECLNEEVFATLAEARAVIERWRLDYNHVRPHSAHGGLTPEAVRLNLTAGRLRNLEGSAAQPLPPARQINYPPPGLS encoded by the coding sequence ATGAATCCCACCTCCTTCTTGTTCCACGACGAGACCGGCGCTACTACCAATATGGTCCGCCGCTACGGCTGGGGTCCGAAGGGCGAGCGCCTGGTAGATGTGGCCCCGCACGGGCACTGGAAGACGATCCCCGATCTGGTCGGGGCGCGCCCCGACCACGGACGAACAGAACCGGGTGGGTCAGATTTAAACCGGCGCTACGAAGACAACCGGGTCAGATTTGCAGCGGCGTTGACAGGCGTCAGCATGAACAAGAAGAAGCTCTTCCGGCTCTACCGCGAGGAGGGCCTGGCGGTACGCAGGCGGCGTGGCCGCAAGCGCGCCACCGGCACGCGGGCGCCGATGGCGCTGCCGGACGGCCCCAACCAGCGCTGGAGCCTGGACTTCGTGGCTGACACGCTGAGCTGGGGCCGCAGGTTCCGGATCCTCTGCATCGTCGACGACTTTACGCGCGAGGCCCTGGCGCTGGTCGTCGACACCTCGATCGGCGGCCATCGCATGGCCCGTGAGCTGGACGCCCGGCGCGGCCGGCCTGCGGCCATCGTCAGCGACAACGGGACCGAGATGACCAGCAGGGCCATGCTGCAATGGACCAACCGCACCGGCGTCGACTGGCACTACATCGCTCCAGGCAAACCCCAGCAGAACGGCTTCGTGGAAAGCTTCAACGGCAAACTGCGCGACGAGTGCCTGAACGAGGAAGTCTTCGCCACCCTGGCCGAGGCGCGGGCTGTAATCGAACGTTGGCGGCTCGACTACAACCACGTGCGCCCGCACTCGGCGCATGGCGGGCTGACGCCGGAAGCCGTGCGGCTGAACCTCACGGCCGGACGGCTGCGCAATCTCGAAGGCTCCGCCGCACAGCCGCTACCGCCGGCGCGGCAGATCAACTATCCACCCCCTGGGCTCTCATAA
- a CDS encoding glutaredoxin family protein, with translation MTATTLQPRQATLYRMVMDNHLCPYGLKTKDLLRRQGFTVEDKWLTSREATDAFRAEHGVKTTPQTFIGGKRIGGYDELRRYLGKPVADPKATTYKPVIALFSVTALMALAVSYAVYGTPFTVRAAEWFIGFSMAVLALLKLQNVESFATMFLNYDLLAKRWVPYSYIYPFAEGLAGVLMIAGALSWLSVPVALFIGTVGAVSVFKAVYIDRRELKCACVGGSSNVPLGFVSLTENVMMVAMAIWMALAAFGVPVGLVHAG, from the coding sequence ATGACCGCCACCACACTCCAACCGCGCCAGGCCACGCTCTACCGCATGGTCATGGACAACCATCTCTGCCCCTATGGGCTGAAAACCAAGGACCTGCTGCGTCGCCAAGGCTTCACGGTCGAAGACAAATGGCTGACCTCCCGCGAGGCGACGGACGCGTTCAGGGCGGAGCATGGCGTCAAAACGACGCCGCAGACCTTCATCGGCGGCAAACGAATCGGTGGCTATGACGAGCTGCGCCGCTATCTCGGCAAGCCGGTCGCCGATCCGAAGGCCACCACTTACAAGCCGGTCATCGCGCTCTTCAGCGTCACGGCACTGATGGCGCTCGCGGTCAGCTATGCAGTCTACGGCACCCCATTCACGGTGCGCGCGGCCGAGTGGTTCATCGGCTTCAGCATGGCCGTGCTGGCGCTCCTGAAGCTCCAGAATGTCGAGAGCTTCGCGACGATGTTCCTGAACTACGACCTGCTGGCGAAGCGGTGGGTGCCTTACTCCTACATCTACCCGTTCGCCGAAGGTCTGGCGGGCGTGTTGATGATCGCCGGCGCGCTTAGCTGGCTGTCGGTGCCGGTCGCCCTGTTCATCGGCACGGTGGGCGCGGTCTCGGTGTTCAAGGCCGTCTACATCGACCGGCGCGAGCTGAAATGTGCCTGCGTCGGCGGGTCGAGCAACGTCCCGCTCGGGTTCGTGTCGCTGACCGAGAACGTGATGATGGTCGCAATGGCGATCTGGATGGCGCTCGCCGCGTTCGGCGTGCCGGTCGGTTTGGTCCACGCCGGCTGA
- a CDS encoding MerR family DNA-binding protein, producing MVRNQEAKERTIAGLAREGGVGVETVRYYQRRGLLETPERPEHPGFGSGVRRYGEEAVRRLRFIRSAQGAGFMLEQIAELIALDATEERARARELATERVAALDAKIAELKAARDALARLAHECSSGSAGPCPIITAFEPE from the coding sequence ATGGTACGGAATCAAGAGGCGAAAGAGCGGACTATTGCCGGGCTGGCCCGTGAGGGTGGCGTCGGCGTCGAAACAGTGCGGTACTATCAGCGGCGCGGATTGCTGGAGACCCCCGAACGCCCTGAGCACCCAGGGTTCGGCAGCGGGGTCCGGCGCTATGGCGAGGAGGCTGTCCGCAGGCTTCGCTTTATCCGTTCCGCCCAGGGGGCGGGGTTCATGCTTGAGCAGATTGCGGAGCTGATCGCACTGGATGCCACCGAGGAGCGTGCCCGTGCGCGCGAGCTTGCGACAGAGCGTGTCGCCGCACTGGATGCCAAAATTGCCGAGCTGAAGGCCGCGCGCGATGCGCTTGCGCGCCTGGCGCACGAGTGCAGTTCCGGGTCTGCCGGACCCTGCCCCATCATCACGGCCTTCGAACCCGAGTGA
- a CDS encoding response regulator: protein MARELASGFELIGRLPMPALVVDDQGLIVTANVAAAACFACDAESLSGHALRTIALEPLRLDELLETRRTAELAFHDGAGKTCWLQLSVVRDLPTGTSLLIGVDQTERRAAQNALIEERERYLDMMSAVSDVFHELHGAPEGQIRIFVPKRENGIVTLTEFQTEWPGPATDRTYHPEGFQEWMNTLAARRPYRNYVHRIHLKDDRARYLRASGVPYYKDGAFQGFRGVSVDVTAQIAAEGALQESTDQLRRIRHHLERAQQVAAIGSSERDLVTGREEWSAEFYRIVGLDPDTFSPDTYKVIEMVHPDDRALARRALSIAESGRRPRPGDFRLMRPDGEIRRIFCDMNVEVGVLGQVLRIHVIFRDVTELRVAEQILQAEKDAAEHANEAKSQFLANMSHEIRTPMNGILGMNGLLLKTELSDDQREFATAVNDSAEALLSLIDDILDVSKLEAGKFELEVLDFELADLVEGAVNLLGPKAYEKAIDLTGYVDQSAHGFFRGDPLRVRQVLLNLVGNAVKFTEKGGVAVEVFAREPVDGSAMIRFEVIDTGVGFADDVRNSLFQNFVQADNTVTRRYGGTGLGLSISRQLVELMGGSIGVDSQPGTGSRFWFDIPLPAAAGAVSTQRLSPEALRGLRALIVDDIEMNRRILTRQLTGFGMQPTAVADGPEALEVLERARAEGRPFDLAILDQMMPGMSGDDLARRIRGMTGIDRTKLLISSSAGSMGVPSEMHGIVDAILAKPLREQTLLDTLVRIVDVAPPAAARQQNGRVDVALPPSRVARPAFRILLAEDNQINQMVVMAFLGTSNYLVDIVENGEQAVAAARTADYDVVLMDLQMPVLNGTDATKRIRELPAPRNAVHVIALTAHAMKGVREDCIAAGMNDYISKPINAATLMQKLAALEKSSSVG from the coding sequence ATGGCCCGCGAACTCGCTTCGGGATTTGAGTTGATCGGTCGATTACCGATGCCGGCGCTGGTCGTCGATGATCAGGGTCTGATCGTCACCGCCAACGTTGCCGCTGCAGCATGTTTCGCCTGTGACGCCGAGAGCCTCTCTGGTCATGCCTTGCGTACCATCGCGTTGGAGCCGCTGAGGCTCGACGAACTTCTCGAAACGCGTAGGACAGCCGAACTGGCATTCCATGACGGAGCGGGGAAGACGTGCTGGCTCCAGCTATCCGTCGTACGTGACCTGCCGACGGGCACGAGCCTTCTCATCGGCGTCGATCAGACAGAGCGGCGGGCGGCCCAGAACGCGCTGATCGAGGAGCGGGAGCGCTACCTCGACATGATGAGCGCGGTGTCGGATGTCTTTCATGAACTGCACGGCGCGCCGGAAGGTCAGATCAGGATCTTCGTGCCGAAGCGTGAGAACGGCATCGTGACGCTGACAGAGTTCCAAACCGAGTGGCCGGGGCCGGCGACGGACCGAACATATCATCCGGAGGGCTTCCAGGAATGGATGAACACCCTCGCGGCGCGTAGACCCTATCGCAACTATGTCCACCGCATCCACCTCAAGGACGATCGGGCACGTTATCTCCGGGCGAGCGGCGTGCCCTACTACAAGGACGGCGCCTTTCAGGGCTTTCGTGGCGTCAGCGTCGACGTCACGGCGCAGATCGCGGCCGAAGGGGCGCTCCAGGAAAGTACAGACCAATTGCGCCGAATCCGTCATCACCTGGAGCGTGCTCAACAGGTCGCGGCGATCGGTAGTTCCGAGCGCGACCTGGTGACGGGCCGGGAGGAATGGTCGGCCGAGTTCTATCGGATCGTGGGTCTGGATCCAGATACGTTCTCACCCGACACCTACAAGGTCATTGAGATGGTTCATCCAGATGACCGGGCGCTGGCACGTAGGGCGCTCTCGATCGCGGAGAGTGGCCGGCGACCCCGGCCCGGAGACTTCCGCTTGATGCGTCCGGACGGAGAGATCCGTCGGATCTTCTGCGACATGAATGTCGAGGTCGGCGTCCTGGGTCAGGTTCTGCGTATCCACGTGATCTTCAGGGACGTGACGGAGCTGCGAGTGGCGGAGCAGATACTGCAGGCCGAGAAGGACGCGGCGGAGCATGCGAACGAGGCCAAGTCACAGTTCCTGGCGAATATGAGCCACGAGATCCGCACCCCGATGAACGGCATTCTCGGAATGAACGGTCTCCTCCTGAAGACGGAGCTGTCGGACGATCAACGCGAATTTGCCACAGCGGTGAACGACAGCGCCGAGGCGCTGCTTTCCCTCATCGACGATATTCTCGATGTGTCCAAGCTGGAGGCGGGGAAGTTCGAACTCGAAGTCCTGGACTTCGAACTGGCCGACCTCGTCGAGGGCGCGGTCAACCTCCTCGGCCCGAAGGCGTATGAGAAGGCGATCGATCTCACGGGTTACGTCGACCAATCGGCTCACGGGTTCTTTCGCGGCGACCCGCTCCGCGTTCGTCAGGTGCTGCTCAACCTCGTTGGTAATGCCGTGAAGTTCACCGAGAAGGGCGGTGTTGCCGTCGAGGTCTTCGCGCGGGAGCCGGTCGATGGATCGGCGATGATCCGCTTCGAGGTCATCGACACCGGGGTCGGATTCGCGGACGACGTGCGCAACAGCCTGTTCCAGAATTTCGTCCAGGCCGACAACACGGTGACACGACGTTACGGCGGCACCGGTCTCGGGCTTTCCATCAGTCGGCAGTTGGTCGAGCTGATGGGAGGGAGCATCGGTGTGGACAGTCAACCCGGAACAGGAAGCCGGTTCTGGTTCGATATCCCGTTGCCGGCGGCAGCCGGTGCGGTGAGCACGCAGCGTCTGTCACCCGAGGCGTTGCGGGGGCTTCGGGCACTGATCGTCGATGACATCGAGATGAACCGACGCATCCTGACGCGGCAGCTCACCGGGTTCGGCATGCAGCCGACGGCGGTGGCGGATGGGCCGGAGGCGCTGGAGGTACTCGAACGGGCGCGCGCCGAGGGCCGACCATTCGATCTGGCGATCCTCGACCAGATGATGCCCGGCATGTCGGGGGACGATCTTGCCCGGCGGATACGCGGCATGACCGGCATCGACCGGACGAAGCTGCTGATCTCTTCCTCGGCCGGTTCGATGGGCGTTCCTTCAGAGATGCACGGCATAGTCGACGCCATACTGGCGAAACCTCTCCGAGAGCAGACACTGCTCGATACCCTCGTGCGGATCGTAGACGTGGCACCACCGGCAGCCGCGCGACAGCAGAATGGCCGAGTGGATGTGGCACTGCCGCCGTCGAGGGTGGCCCGTCCGGCGTTCCGGATTCTCCTGGCCGAGGACAATCAGATCAATCAGATGGTCGTCATGGCTTTCCTGGGAACGAGCAACTATCTGGTCGACATCGTCGAGAACGGCGAGCAGGCGGTCGCGGCTGCGCGCACAGCCGACTATGACGTCGTGCTGATGGATCTGCAGATGCCCGTTCTCAACGGGACTGACGCGACCAAGCGTATCCGCGAGCTGCCGGCGCCGCGCAATGCCGTGCATGTGATCGCACTCACCGCGCATGCGATGAAAGGTGTTCGCGAGGACTGCATCGCTGCCGGTATGAACGACTACATCTCCAAGCCGATCAATGCCGCGACGCTTATGCAGAAGCTGGCTGCCCTTGAAAAATCTTCGTCGGTAGGCTGA
- a CDS encoding NAD(P)/FAD-dependent oxidoreductase — protein sequence MAEKFDLIVIGTGTAARVAAMRCRAAGWTVAVIDCRPFGGTCALRGCDPKKMLVGGALAFDHARRLDGKGIAPDGLHINWPELIAFKRGFTDLVPGRHEHSYAEKGIAAFHGQARFTGRNSIEVEGTALEAPHILIASGAKPVTLGIPGEEHLITNEEFLALEALPQRIVMVGGGYIAAEFSHIATRAGARVTVLQRGERMLTNFEPELVGWLMEKFRAVGINVRTGTTVEGIEKTGTGYRVNVSSGGQAATVETDLIVHAAGRAPALDALDPEAAGVAVKDGRLQLNEYLQSVSNPAVYAAGDAAQAGPPLTPVSSHDAKAVVANLLEGNRHKPDYRGVPSVAFTIPPIAAVGLSEAAARQKGLRFRVQTQKASDWFTARQTAEPVYGFKVMVEDGSERVLGAHLVGPHADEVINLFALAIRHRLTAEALKSTMFAYPTGASDIGYML from the coding sequence ATGGCTGAAAAATTCGATCTCATCGTAATCGGGACAGGCACGGCGGCGCGGGTTGCGGCCATGCGCTGTCGTGCGGCCGGTTGGACTGTGGCCGTGATCGACTGCCGCCCGTTCGGGGGCACCTGCGCCCTGCGCGGCTGCGACCCGAAAAAGATGCTCGTGGGCGGGGCCTTGGCCTTCGACCACGCCCGGCGCTTGGACGGCAAGGGGATCGCGCCGGACGGGCTACATATCAACTGGCCGGAGTTGATCGCTTTCAAGCGCGGCTTCACCGATCTCGTTCCCGGTAGGCACGAGCATAGCTATGCCGAAAAGGGCATCGCTGCCTTCCACGGGCAGGCCCGCTTCACCGGCCGCAACAGCATCGAAGTCGAGGGTACGGCGCTCGAAGCCCCGCATATCCTGATTGCTTCCGGGGCAAAGCCGGTCACGCTCGGCATTCCGGGCGAAGAACACCTTATTACGAACGAGGAATTTCTTGCGCTCGAAGCCCTGCCGCAGCGGATTGTGATGGTCGGCGGCGGCTATATCGCCGCCGAGTTCTCGCACATTGCGACGCGGGCGGGGGCGCGGGTGACGGTCCTGCAACGGGGCGAGCGGATGCTCACCAATTTCGAGCCCGAACTGGTCGGCTGGCTGATGGAGAAGTTCCGGGCGGTAGGGATCAACGTGCGCACCGGAACAACCGTCGAAGGTATCGAAAAGACCGGGACCGGATACCGGGTGAACGTCTCTTCGGGAGGACAGGCCGCTACCGTCGAAACTGATCTGATCGTACATGCGGCAGGCCGCGCGCCCGCCCTCGATGCGCTTGATCCGGAAGCTGCCGGGGTAGCGGTGAAGGATGGCCGGTTGCAACTCAACGAATACCTGCAAAGCGTCTCGAACCCGGCCGTTTATGCGGCGGGCGATGCCGCGCAGGCAGGGCCGCCGCTGACGCCCGTGTCGAGCCATGACGCCAAGGCGGTTGTGGCGAACCTGCTCGAAGGGAACCGGCACAAGCCCGATTATCGCGGTGTCCCGAGCGTCGCGTTTACAATCCCACCCATTGCGGCCGTTGGCCTGAGCGAAGCGGCGGCGCGCCAGAAGGGCCTTCGGTTCCGGGTGCAGACACAGAAGGCGTCCGACTGGTTCACGGCCCGGCAAACGGCTGAGCCGGTCTACGGCTTCAAGGTGATGGTCGAAGACGGGAGCGAACGCGTCCTTGGCGCTCACCTCGTCGGGCCACATGCCGATGAAGTGATTAACCTATTCGCTCTAGCGATCCGCCACAGACTGACGGCTGAGGCGCTGAAATCCACGATGTTCGCCTACCCGACCGGTGCCTCTGACATCGGTTACATGCTGTAG